In Streptomyces sp. NBC_01381, a genomic segment contains:
- a CDS encoding asparaginase yields the protein MTSTAAPLIPPVLAEVVRSGFVEGRHRGSLVLLAADGGVELAMGDVTAPVFPRSANKPMQAAAILRAGLGLSGERLALAAASHSGEGFHRDLVQKMLAEHGLTAADLQCPPDLPLDPVEAETYLAAGAVRDRVTMNCSGKHAAMLAVCELNGWDADSYLDPEHPLQRLILTVVEEAAGEQVAAVGTDGCGAPLMAISLTGLARAFRHFVLAPEGSAERRVADAMRAHPEYVAGTRRPDTWLMRELPGTLSKMGAEAVQALALPDGRALAFKVDDGGLRALGPVLARALSLAGVEADVLARVGRVPLLGGAAEVGEIRAAF from the coding sequence ATGACCTCCACCGCTGCCCCCCTCATACCTCCGGTCCTCGCCGAGGTCGTACGATCCGGCTTCGTCGAGGGCCGCCACAGGGGAAGCCTGGTGCTGCTCGCGGCGGACGGCGGCGTGGAACTGGCCATGGGGGACGTGACGGCGCCGGTCTTCCCGCGTTCGGCGAACAAGCCGATGCAGGCCGCGGCGATTCTGCGGGCGGGGCTCGGCCTCTCCGGCGAGCGCCTCGCGCTGGCCGCGGCCAGCCACTCCGGGGAGGGCTTCCACCGGGATCTCGTCCAGAAGATGCTGGCGGAGCACGGTCTGACGGCCGCGGACCTGCAGTGCCCGCCGGACCTGCCGCTCGACCCGGTCGAGGCCGAGACATATCTGGCAGCGGGTGCCGTTCGTGACCGGGTCACGATGAACTGCTCGGGCAAGCACGCGGCGATGCTGGCGGTCTGCGAGCTGAACGGCTGGGACGCCGATTCGTACCTCGACCCGGAGCATCCGCTCCAGCGGCTGATCCTGACGGTCGTCGAGGAGGCGGCGGGGGAGCAGGTCGCCGCCGTCGGCACGGACGGCTGCGGGGCGCCCCTGATGGCGATATCCCTCACCGGCCTCGCCCGCGCCTTCCGCCACTTCGTCCTGGCCCCCGAGGGCAGCGCCGAGCGCCGGGTCGCGGACGCGATGCGGGCCCATCCCGAGTACGTCGCAGGGACGCGCCGCCCCGACACCTGGCTCATGCGGGAGCTGCCGGGCACCCTCTCCAAGATGGGCGCCGAGGCCGTCCAGGCCCTCGCCCTGCCGGACGGCCGCGCACTCGCCTTCAAGGTGGACGACGGCGGGCTGCGGGCGCTGGGGCCGGTCCTTGCGCGGGCGCTGAGCCTGGCCGGGGTGGAGGCGGATGTGCTCGCCCGGGTGGGGCGGGTGCCGCTGCTTGGCGGGGCCGCGGAGGTGGGGGAGATCCGGGCGGCGTTCTAG
- a CDS encoding GNAT family N-acetyltransferase: MNSMSDITVRPIADDELTEWIRACNAGFLRPLAKVSDEVVANRRASIDYARTLGAFDGDRIVATFRSFAQQLTAPGGTPVPADAVSNVTVSPTHRRRGLLNRMMSADLAAANERGDVVATLISAEYPIYGRYGFGPATVATEWTIDVPRAGLDARGPGPDDGARIDLVDGGDVRKEGPALHDRLRARTQGVVDRDERWWLQNTGQLITPENPWTEPFYALYRAPSGEVEGLVAYKTDDEWTDASQPRNTLTVLGLIAVTPDAERALWRYLCSIDWVTTVKTDNRAPDDLLPLFLPDPRAARLSRQTDWLWVRILDVVRALESRTYGTSGSLVLEIADPAGFAAGRYRLDATPDGAVCAPTADPAELSLGVGELGTLWLGDESAVRLAGAGRVTQERAGAAAAADSLFRTPRRPWCPDIF, translated from the coding sequence GTGAACTCCATGAGCGACATCACCGTCAGGCCCATCGCAGATGACGAGCTCACGGAGTGGATCCGCGCCTGCAACGCCGGCTTCCTCCGCCCCTTGGCGAAGGTCTCCGACGAGGTGGTCGCCAACCGCAGGGCGAGCATCGACTACGCCCGCACCCTCGGCGCCTTCGACGGCGACCGCATCGTTGCCACCTTCAGGTCGTTCGCGCAGCAGCTCACCGCGCCCGGCGGCACCCCCGTCCCCGCCGACGCCGTCTCGAACGTCACCGTCTCTCCGACACACCGCCGCCGCGGCCTGCTCAACCGCATGATGTCCGCCGACCTCGCCGCGGCGAACGAGCGCGGTGACGTCGTCGCCACGCTCATCTCCGCCGAGTACCCGATCTACGGGCGCTACGGCTTCGGGCCCGCCACGGTCGCCACCGAGTGGACCATCGACGTACCGCGGGCCGGTCTCGACGCCCGCGGGCCCGGCCCGGACGACGGCGCCCGTATCGACCTCGTGGACGGCGGCGACGTACGCAAGGAAGGTCCCGCACTGCACGACCGGCTGCGGGCCCGCACGCAGGGTGTCGTCGACCGCGACGAGCGCTGGTGGCTGCAGAACACCGGGCAGCTGATCACCCCCGAGAACCCGTGGACCGAGCCCTTCTACGCCCTCTACCGCGCACCGTCCGGCGAGGTCGAGGGCCTGGTCGCGTACAAGACGGACGACGAGTGGACCGACGCGAGCCAGCCGCGGAACACGCTGACCGTGCTCGGCCTGATCGCCGTCACGCCCGACGCCGAGCGCGCCCTGTGGCGCTACCTCTGCTCGATCGACTGGGTCACCACGGTCAAGACGGACAACCGGGCCCCCGACGACCTGCTCCCGCTGTTCCTGCCGGACCCGCGCGCCGCCCGGCTCAGCAGGCAGACGGACTGGCTGTGGGTGCGGATCCTGGATGTCGTACGGGCGCTGGAATCGCGTACGTACGGGACGTCGGGGTCTCTGGTGCTCGAGATCGCCGACCCCGCGGGTTTCGCTGCCGGCCGCTATCGGCTCGACGCGACGCCGGACGGGGCGGTGTGTGCGCCGACCGCGGACCCGGCCGAACTGTCCCTCGGTGTCGGTGAGTTGGGGACGCTGTGGCTCGGTGACGAGTCCGCGGTGCGGCTGGCCGGGGCGGGGCGGGTGACTCAGGAGCGGGCGGGCGCGGCCGCTGCCGCCGACTCACTGTTCCGTACACCCAGGCGCCCGTGGTGCCCGGACATCTTCTGA
- a CDS encoding FadR/GntR family transcriptional regulator, translated as MKRPHTSHRDVADELRERIRSGALRPGQRMPTQAELADEFGVERGVVREALRILQGENLLANVSKGSPATVADTRGRALSGPGGVRPQPTMVGLAPRIAAAFEAPHVEIDALCLTSISLTMAIGEPLRQIHAGQRKPAKVSVRVLLPSRSIDLAFPAPVDSCDDEGGQVHRRWLDQRNAQGQVLRHNLLALRTSHGIDVDVSFRALPFTPPVKLYLLNGSEALFAYYTLIKQSEEIDHEHLEMYDAQGAQSMLFPFQQGDGLRDTTFVEQSHLWFDALWRTISQDLELARG; from the coding sequence ATGAAGAGGCCGCACACGTCGCACCGCGACGTGGCCGACGAGTTGCGCGAACGGATCAGGTCCGGTGCGCTGCGGCCGGGCCAACGCATGCCCACCCAGGCGGAGTTGGCCGACGAGTTCGGTGTGGAGCGAGGCGTCGTACGCGAGGCGCTGCGCATCCTCCAGGGCGAGAACCTGCTGGCGAACGTGTCCAAGGGCAGCCCGGCGACGGTCGCCGACACCCGTGGCCGCGCGCTCTCCGGGCCCGGCGGGGTCAGGCCGCAGCCCACCATGGTCGGGCTCGCGCCGCGCATAGCCGCCGCGTTCGAGGCCCCGCACGTAGAGATCGACGCCCTTTGCCTGACCTCCATCTCGCTCACGATGGCGATCGGGGAACCCCTCCGTCAGATTCACGCCGGACAGCGGAAACCGGCCAAGGTCAGCGTCCGGGTGCTGCTGCCGAGCCGCAGCATCGACCTCGCCTTCCCGGCGCCGGTGGACAGCTGTGACGACGAGGGCGGCCAGGTGCACCGCCGCTGGCTCGACCAGCGCAACGCGCAGGGGCAGGTGCTTCGCCACAACCTCCTCGCGCTGCGCACCTCGCACGGCATCGACGTGGACGTCTCGTTCCGCGCCCTCCCCTTCACACCGCCGGTGAAGCTGTACCTGCTCAACGGCTCGGAGGCGCTCTTCGCGTACTACACCCTCATCAAGCAGAGCGAGGAGATCGACCACGAGCACCTGGAGATGTACGACGCCCAGGGCGCGCAGTCGATGCTCTTCCCTTTCCAGCAGGGTGACGGGCTGCGGGACACGACGTTCGTGGAGCAGTCGCATCTGTGGTTCGACGCGTTGTGGAGGACGATCAGCCAGGATCTGGAGCTGGCGCGGGGCTGA
- a CDS encoding winged helix-turn-helix domain-containing protein, whose amino-acid sequence MVVTQENVAVNGSRKLSPQDIADALRDRIRSGALKPGDRLPTQAVLAEEFGVERGTVRQALKTLQGDGLLANVSKGSPPRVAAAPPPTTTAGVEPQASMVALAPRLAEAFSDPHVHIDVVSYTAETLMIALGEPVRLIHEGRIRPESISVRILLPSSDIDLAFPKPIEGEDKGGRVHQRWLTQRNAQGQVLRHNLRALRSSHGIDVEVTFRALPFTTPVKLYLLNGREALLAYYTVERSTLDVDSTEVEAYDAGGLASPLFSFEKGATQRDTAFVEESQKWFDALWATISTDLTLSW is encoded by the coding sequence CTGGTCGTGACCCAGGAGAACGTTGCAGTGAACGGCAGTAGAAAGCTCTCTCCCCAGGACATCGCCGACGCCCTCCGTGACCGCATCCGCTCCGGCGCCCTCAAACCGGGCGACCGTCTTCCCACGCAGGCGGTGCTCGCGGAGGAGTTCGGCGTGGAACGGGGCACGGTGCGGCAGGCGTTGAAGACGCTGCAGGGGGACGGGCTGCTCGCGAACGTGAGCAAGGGGAGTCCGCCGAGGGTGGCTGCGGCGCCGCCCCCGACGACGACAGCAGGCGTGGAGCCACAGGCTTCGATGGTTGCGCTCGCGCCGCGGCTCGCGGAGGCGTTCTCGGACCCTCACGTCCACATCGACGTGGTCTCGTACACAGCGGAGACGCTGATGATCGCGCTCGGTGAGCCGGTCCGCCTCATCCACGAGGGCCGCATCCGCCCCGAGTCGATCTCCGTACGCATCCTGTTGCCCAGCAGCGACATCGACCTCGCCTTTCCCAAGCCGATCGAGGGTGAGGACAAGGGCGGCAGGGTCCACCAACGCTGGCTGACCCAGCGAAATGCTCAAGGGCAGGTGTTGCGCCACAACCTGCGCGCACTGCGCTCGTCGCACGGGATCGACGTAGAAGTCACCTTCCGTGCACTGCCGTTCACTACGCCCGTCAAGCTGTATCTCCTGAACGGGCGGGAGGCTCTGCTCGCCTACTACACGGTTGAGCGCAGCACGCTGGACGTCGACAGCACCGAGGTGGAGGCGTATGACGCGGGCGGGCTCGCATCTCCCCTCTTCTCCTTCGAGAAGGGGGCGACCCAGCGGGACACGGCATTCGTGGAAGAGTCCCAGAAATGGTTCGACGCCCTCTGGGCAACCATCTCGACGGACCTGACACTCTCTTGGTGA
- a CDS encoding HAD family hydrolase produces MVRRPLGNHLDGPDTLLVTPDTTQTERMAEETEKLRELITPARFVLFDFDGPICRLFAGHSAERVAMGLVLGLKKRGLRGLLPEEVWEEEDPMAVMHAVAAQHPGSDLIEEVEGQLTQEEMKATATAWPTPYADPVIQTWVNVGARLAITTNNNAGAVVAYLSSRNLEHCFAPHIYGRTQDLDLLKPNPYCLNRALSAMGADPSAALMIGDAPSDYEAAVRAGVKFLGYARNDRKEGLLRGAGVKREHIVNSLEPVLTLLRGRG; encoded by the coding sequence ATGGTTCGACGCCCTCTGGGCAACCATCTCGACGGACCTGACACTCTCTTGGTGACTCCTGATACGACGCAGACTGAGCGGATGGCAGAAGAGACCGAGAAACTTCGAGAACTGATCACTCCCGCCCGTTTCGTGCTCTTCGACTTCGACGGGCCCATCTGCCGGCTCTTCGCCGGGCATTCGGCGGAGCGGGTCGCGATGGGCCTGGTGCTTGGGCTCAAGAAACGGGGTCTACGGGGGCTGCTGCCGGAGGAGGTATGGGAGGAGGAGGACCCGATGGCCGTGATGCACGCCGTCGCGGCCCAGCATCCCGGTAGTGACCTCATCGAAGAGGTCGAGGGGCAGCTTACCCAGGAGGAGATGAAGGCGACGGCCACCGCGTGGCCCACACCGTACGCCGACCCGGTGATCCAGACCTGGGTCAATGTCGGAGCCCGGCTCGCGATCACCACGAACAACAACGCCGGCGCCGTGGTCGCCTATCTCTCCTCTCGCAATCTCGAACACTGTTTCGCCCCGCACATTTACGGCCGCACCCAGGACCTCGATCTCCTCAAACCGAACCCCTATTGCCTCAACCGTGCCCTGAGTGCGATGGGAGCGGATCCGTCGGCAGCGCTGATGATCGGAGATGCCCCTTCGGACTACGAAGCGGCGGTGCGGGCCGGAGTCAAATTCCTGGGCTACGCGCGTAACGATCGGAAGGAAGGGCTGCTGCGCGGCGCGGGGGTCAAACGCGAGCACATCGTGAACTCGCTCGAACCCGTCCTGACGCTGCTTCGGGGGCGGGGCTGA
- a CDS encoding phosphotransferase family protein has protein sequence MSSPLHRRAQQALVCRLVASREAMIRRLAASHRERPNGEVVTGHHNSNYIVPLGWWLALFLGTMPFRARAKCRTPLQAVEVVPRIWPSEAEILKVVTRHLKEVPRCLVDFGDWSIHAYMAGRPLSEAVPDGPVGEKILEAFADFFARKARVPESELPARPDGWPEPGDSQGFLEWLVDFTEGRVHRPNRGRFDMLFEEVGIRPDAMTKFTVGRPKLTPRPFCLLHTDVHRANVVVDLKRIAVIDWELALFGDPLHDLATHLVRMDYSKDEQVRMRELWVDAMEGSGHSSMAVGLDTDLPVYLDFEYAQSVFPDIMRASISLPAAPDVSEYAGAARQVCRALRRAVEPLALEKVPDKRHVVAALRAWHSRWYGRSS, from the coding sequence ATGTCGTCACCTCTGCATCGCAGAGCCCAGCAGGCGCTGGTCTGTCGCCTCGTCGCATCGCGCGAAGCCATGATCCGGCGCCTCGCGGCCTCGCACCGGGAGCGGCCCAATGGCGAGGTGGTGACCGGTCACCACAACAGTAACTACATCGTGCCGCTCGGCTGGTGGCTGGCCCTGTTCCTTGGAACGATGCCGTTCCGGGCGCGGGCCAAGTGCCGTACACCGCTGCAAGCAGTGGAGGTGGTTCCACGCATTTGGCCAAGCGAAGCCGAAATCCTGAAGGTGGTGACGCGGCATCTCAAGGAAGTTCCTCGGTGCCTGGTGGATTTCGGAGATTGGTCGATACACGCCTACATGGCGGGTAGGCCGCTGTCTGAGGCGGTGCCCGATGGGCCTGTCGGCGAGAAGATCCTTGAGGCCTTCGCCGACTTCTTTGCCCGTAAGGCGCGGGTGCCGGAGAGTGAGCTTCCCGCCAGGCCTGACGGCTGGCCCGAACCGGGCGACAGCCAGGGATTTCTCGAGTGGCTGGTCGATTTCACCGAGGGGCGGGTGCACCGCCCCAACCGGGGGCGGTTCGACATGCTCTTCGAAGAGGTGGGCATTCGGCCTGACGCCATGACGAAGTTCACGGTGGGGAGGCCGAAGCTGACGCCACGCCCCTTCTGCTTGTTGCACACCGACGTACACCGCGCCAATGTCGTCGTCGACCTCAAGCGAATTGCCGTCATCGACTGGGAGTTGGCCCTGTTCGGCGACCCCCTCCACGACCTCGCCACCCATCTCGTACGGATGGATTACAGCAAGGACGAGCAGGTGAGGATGAGGGAGCTCTGGGTCGATGCGATGGAGGGTTCGGGTCACAGTTCCATGGCAGTGGGCCTCGACACCGATCTCCCCGTGTATCTGGACTTCGAGTACGCCCAGTCCGTTTTTCCCGACATCATGCGAGCGTCGATCTCCCTGCCTGCCGCCCCGGACGTCAGCGAGTACGCGGGCGCGGCACGGCAGGTGTGCAGGGCGCTGCGCCGCGCGGTCGAGCCCCTGGCCCTGGAGAAGGTGCCGGACAAACGCCATGTGGTGGCGGCGCTGCGGGCCTGGCACTCGAGATGGTACGGCCGCTCTTCCTGA